One region of Equus caballus isolate H_3958 breed thoroughbred unplaced genomic scaffold, TB-T2T haplotype2-0000769, whole genome shotgun sequence genomic DNA includes:
- the LOC138922338 gene encoding uncharacterized protein isoform X1: protein MFIHSVFYCELQKNARLTPSAFRFPLGEGWDFRFHLRKTTSRRSPSEGPAGAIPSANGEVIFWPGLGGGLEAGTVQRLRGAWGRWLEGSGRAAGRRESRQGPRLFLLPPRPASAPPPLAGPSRRRPDSPNTRPPPARRRSRPAPAVTCSLREPGSRGPGGPPFPRGPGLSARERLPGRPTHPCTQSGRF from the exons atgttcattcattctgttttttattgtgaacttCAGAAGAACGCTAG attgactccttcggctttccgttttcctcttggggaggggtgggacttccggtttcatctccggaagacgacgagccggaggagtccgtcagaggggccagcaggagcgattccGTCGGCAAACGGGGAAGTTATTTTCTGGCCGGGcctggggggaggtttggaggcggggaccgtccagcgtctgcgcggggcctgggggcggtggcttgagggctcgggccgggcagctgggcgccgggagtcccgccagggccctaggctcttcctcctccctcctcgccccgcctccgcccctcccccgctcgccggtccctcccggcGCCGCCCCGACTCGCCCaacacccgcccgccgcccgcgcggcgtcgcagccgccctgcccccgccgtcacctgctcgctccgcgagccgggctcccggggacccggcgggcctccgtttccccgcgggcccgggctgtCGGCTCGGGAGCGGctccccgggcgccccacgcacccctgcacgcagtcggggcgcttctga